One Fretibacterium sp. OH1220_COT-178 genomic region harbors:
- the rnpM gene encoding RNase P modulator RnpM: MELSRQRPRTCVGCREESPRRALVRIVRSPEGKVVVDTRGKLPGRGAYLCVRRECLEKARRSGALVRALRTEIPDSCYEELARCIELRGRCGDTEERMQEFCSLLGLSRRSGMVLIGMDSVQSQSGKGTLLVLTAEDCSASVLEFAERMASESDRGRAHTHIHTALSVERLSRALGAGQVQVIALPGKSGLADRIKVLLGEGGRALEQQNTGLRIGEDIG, translated from the coding sequence GTGGAGCTCTCTCGGCAGAGGCCTCGTACCTGTGTCGGGTGCCGAGAGGAATCCCCCAGAAGGGCCCTCGTCCGCATCGTCCGATCTCCGGAGGGGAAGGTCGTGGTGGATACCCGCGGCAAGCTGCCCGGCCGCGGGGCGTACCTCTGTGTCCGGAGGGAGTGTCTGGAGAAGGCCAGGAGGAGCGGTGCGCTCGTACGGGCTCTCAGGACGGAGATTCCCGATTCCTGCTACGAGGAGCTCGCACGCTGCATCGAGCTGCGGGGGCGCTGCGGCGACACGGAGGAGCGCATGCAGGAGTTCTGCTCTCTGCTCGGGCTCTCGCGGCGTTCCGGGATGGTCCTCATCGGCATGGATAGTGTACAATCGCAGAGCGGCAAGGGAACTTTGCTCGTCCTGACTGCGGAGGACTGCTCCGCCTCGGTGCTGGAGTTTGCGGAGCGGATGGCCTCCGAATCGGACCGTGGACGGGCTCATACTCACATCCATACGGCTTTGAGCGTCGAACGGCTGTCCCGGGCCCTTGGGGCGGGGCAGGTGCAGGTGATCGCCCTGCCGGGCAAAAGTGGCCTGGCGGACAGGATAAAGGTCTTGCTTGGGGAAGGGGGACGCGCCCTTGAACAACAAAATACGGGTTTACGAATTGGCGAAGATATTGGGTAA
- the nudC gene encoding NAD(+) diphosphatase, translating to MLLFKGDRLLVRGTSLDWPERPADVLRCSLDFPSSWQDLAPWCEVGENFEAQGSDWLDLRSVWLRCGEEAFALAGAAYQYMNWRRSMRFCSCCATALTAREEDRGLSCPGCGRVFYAPLHPAIIVAVERDGKLLLAHNRRMPSKRYSVLAGFVEPGETLEQTVAREVREEVGIAVGDIRYFGSQSWPFPSSLMLGFTARWSSGDIVVDGLELDDAGWYGPEELPDIPQPLSISRRLIDDFVRRHAH from the coding sequence ATGCTGCTCTTCAAGGGTGATCGGTTGCTGGTTCGAGGCACCTCCCTCGACTGGCCGGAGCGTCCGGCCGACGTTTTGCGTTGCTCCCTCGATTTTCCGTCCTCCTGGCAGGACCTGGCCCCTTGGTGCGAGGTGGGGGAGAACTTCGAGGCACAGGGGTCGGATTGGCTGGATCTTCGCTCGGTTTGGCTTCGCTGCGGGGAGGAGGCCTTCGCCTTGGCGGGGGCGGCCTATCAGTACATGAATTGGCGGCGTTCGATGCGCTTTTGCTCGTGTTGTGCCACGGCCCTGACGGCCCGGGAGGAGGACCGGGGACTGAGCTGTCCGGGCTGCGGCAGAGTCTTTTACGCCCCGCTGCACCCGGCGATCATCGTCGCCGTGGAGCGCGATGGAAAACTTCTTCTGGCACACAATCGGCGTATGCCCTCCAAACGGTACAGCGTTCTTGCGGGCTTCGTCGAGCCGGGCGAGACCCTCGAACAGACGGTGGCCCGCGAGGTCCGCGAGGAGGTCGGTATCGCGGTCGGAGATATCCGTTACTTCGGCAGCCAATCCTGGCCCTTTCCCTCCTCCCTGATGCTGGGGTTCACGGCGCGCTGGAGCTCGGGAGACATCGTTGTCGATGGCCTGGAACTGGACGACGCCGGCTGGTACGGGCCAGAGGAGCTGCCCGATATCCCTCAGCCCCTCAGCATCTCGCGCCGCCTGATCGACGACTTCGTGCGGCGCCATGCGCATTGA
- the selB gene encoding selenocysteine-specific translation elongation factor has protein sequence MSEGREISLVLGTAGHIDHGKTTLISALTGVDCDRLLEEKKRGITIELGFAPLRLGDGRVVSVVDVPGHERFIRQMVAGASGIDAVLLVVSADESVMPQTREHLAILGLLGVRDGLVAITKADRVEPGMVDLVKEDVQEFVRGSFLEGKPIVPVSAVTGENIEALKHELGALVDRVRPRPRKGALFLPVDRAFPISGFGTVVTGTAYRGIARLGDEIEVFPSGREGRIRSLQVHGRPVEEAFAGQRVAANLSGISVDELARGDVVCRKGVYSPTCCFDAVLRVLSSATEPLKHWQRVRLCIGTSDVLARVALLRARTIAPGGEEPAQLVLEEPVVCTADQRFIIRFYSPLVTIGGGRVVFPYSHKPRGALARAEAVSRIQALGTATTSEDRLRRVVEDAGMMDSLRAAIAVQEAPSDLALIASRLAKSGGIVELKGERTFYVSPSRLESLETEALSALRGYQEAFPSERGMPTDELMRRLSLPDARVLRSFAALLTERGRILVEDNKVRTPDFVARNEGDFRRNSEALEAFCRERGWQLATLEEVRSALGMEPGAFTQLIQSLKNTKSLVLLEGGYVLTAEMENVMLDILREIGGNVTLAAVRDATNSSRKFILPVLEFFDSKGYTRRVGDVRVVKGAGR, from the coding sequence ATGAGCGAGGGACGGGAGATCTCGCTGGTGCTCGGCACGGCCGGTCACATCGATCACGGCAAGACGACCCTGATCTCCGCTCTGACGGGGGTAGACTGCGATCGGCTTCTGGAGGAAAAAAAGAGGGGGATCACCATCGAGCTGGGGTTCGCGCCGCTCCGTCTTGGGGACGGGCGCGTCGTCAGCGTCGTGGATGTCCCGGGACACGAACGTTTCATCCGCCAGATGGTCGCCGGGGCCTCGGGAATCGACGCCGTCCTCCTGGTCGTGTCGGCCGACGAGAGCGTCATGCCGCAGACCCGCGAGCACCTGGCCATTCTGGGGCTCCTGGGGGTTCGGGACGGTCTTGTCGCGATCACGAAGGCCGACAGGGTCGAGCCCGGCATGGTCGATTTGGTGAAGGAGGATGTCCAGGAGTTTGTGCGAGGGTCTTTTTTGGAGGGTAAGCCCATCGTACCTGTATCCGCTGTGACCGGGGAGAATATCGAAGCGCTGAAGCATGAGCTTGGGGCACTGGTCGATCGGGTTCGGCCCAGGCCCCGTAAGGGGGCCCTTTTCCTCCCCGTGGATCGGGCGTTCCCGATCTCGGGATTCGGCACGGTGGTAACCGGTACCGCTTATCGTGGAATTGCCCGTCTCGGCGATGAGATCGAGGTTTTTCCTTCCGGCCGAGAGGGGCGCATCCGAAGCCTTCAGGTTCACGGACGGCCCGTGGAGGAGGCCTTCGCGGGTCAGAGGGTCGCGGCCAATCTCTCGGGCATCTCGGTGGACGAGCTGGCCCGGGGCGACGTCGTCTGCCGGAAGGGAGTCTATTCTCCGACCTGCTGCTTCGACGCGGTGTTGCGGGTCCTTTCCTCGGCGACGGAACCGCTGAAGCACTGGCAGAGGGTTCGGCTCTGCATCGGGACCTCCGACGTCCTGGCTCGGGTGGCGCTGCTCCGTGCGCGTACGATCGCTCCAGGAGGGGAGGAGCCGGCCCAGCTCGTTCTGGAGGAGCCGGTGGTCTGCACGGCGGATCAGCGCTTCATCATCCGCTTCTACAGCCCGTTGGTTACGATCGGGGGCGGGCGGGTCGTCTTTCCCTATTCTCATAAGCCTCGGGGTGCCTTGGCCCGCGCCGAAGCCGTATCCCGCATCCAGGCGCTCGGAACGGCCACGACGTCCGAGGATCGGCTGCGCCGTGTGGTCGAGGATGCGGGGATGATGGATTCGCTTCGCGCGGCGATTGCCGTGCAGGAGGCCCCGTCCGACCTTGCGCTGATCGCGTCCCGGCTCGCCAAGAGCGGTGGGATCGTCGAGTTGAAGGGAGAGAGGACGTTTTACGTCTCCCCCTCGCGCCTGGAGTCCCTGGAGACGGAGGCGCTCTCGGCGCTGAGGGGGTATCAGGAGGCGTTTCCGTCCGAGAGAGGCATGCCGACGGACGAGCTGATGCGCCGGCTTTCCTTGCCGGATGCCCGAGTGTTGCGCTCGTTTGCGGCCCTCCTAACGGAGCGGGGCCGTATTCTGGTGGAGGACAACAAGGTCCGGACGCCGGACTTCGTCGCTCGGAACGAGGGCGATTTTCGACGGAACAGCGAGGCATTGGAGGCCTTTTGCCGGGAAAGGGGCTGGCAGCTCGCCACTCTCGAGGAGGTCCGCTCCGCGCTCGGGATGGAGCCAGGGGCCTTCACGCAGCTGATCCAGAGCCTGAAAAACACCAAGAGCCTCGTGCTGCTGGAGGGAGGGTATGTCCTGACTGCGGAGATGGAGAACGTGATGCTCGACATTCTGCGGGAGATCGGAGGCAACGTCACTCTGGCGGCGGTCCGGGATGCGACGAACAGCTCGCGGAAGTTCATCCTGCCCGTGCTCGAGTTCTTCGACTCCAAGGGATACACGCGGCGAGTCGGGGATGTCCGAGTCGTGAAGGGGGCGGGGCGTTGA
- the rimP gene encoding ribosome maturation factor RimP: MEFPAGPIQEIVERLGYECVHVGIGTESSQQRVRVLIDSLGGITVSDCETVSKAVNRFLDENDVPELGGRYYLEVSSPGVERPLFTPEHYGRFRGREARIRLTEPVEGRKALTGRILEVGETSVVLFVSEEEREIAIPFANIKSGALVFRGFEPKAPVKRKKGVKDGAGKRSRAGKDNGKHHEEEL; encoded by the coding sequence ATGGAATTTCCGGCAGGGCCCATTCAGGAGATCGTCGAGCGCCTGGGGTACGAATGCGTTCATGTCGGCATCGGTACGGAATCTTCGCAGCAGAGGGTCCGTGTCCTGATCGATTCTCTGGGGGGGATCACCGTATCGGACTGCGAGACGGTATCGAAAGCGGTGAATCGCTTCTTGGACGAGAACGACGTGCCGGAGCTCGGAGGACGTTATTACCTCGAGGTCAGTTCCCCCGGAGTGGAGCGTCCTCTCTTCACCCCCGAGCACTATGGGCGGTTTCGGGGACGGGAAGCCCGCATCCGTCTGACGGAGCCCGTGGAGGGGCGCAAGGCCCTGACGGGGAGGATTCTGGAGGTGGGGGAAACCTCGGTGGTCCTGTTCGTCTCCGAGGAGGAGCGGGAAATAGCCATACCGTTCGCGAACATCAAGAGTGGTGCGCTGGTCTTTCGGGGCTTCGAACCCAAGGCCCCCGTCAAAAGGAAAAAGGGCGTCAAGGACGGGGCCGGGAAGCGGAGCCGGGCGGGCAAGGATAACGGGAAACATCATGAGGAGGAGCTTTGA
- the yedF gene encoding sulfurtransferase-like selenium metabolism protein YedF yields MITINAMGKACPEPVTMTKAAVDKGAEELEVLVDNPISATNVKRFLESKNFRVQLQDDEGRLKLTAEQKTPPPPQVPVPAVAPVPSPEPRPMEGEGSAVLITCKTLGQSDQELGEILMKGFLGTLSQMDTPPAVLALMNEGVKLALFDSSTCDHLKNLEKKGTTVLVCGTCTNHFGITNSVGVGTISNMFEIVESLNRAGRILSL; encoded by the coding sequence ATGATCACAATCAACGCTATGGGAAAGGCCTGCCCGGAACCCGTCACCATGACAAAGGCCGCTGTGGATAAAGGTGCGGAGGAGCTCGAGGTTCTCGTCGACAATCCCATATCGGCGACAAACGTCAAACGCTTTCTGGAGAGCAAGAATTTTCGCGTTCAGCTTCAGGATGACGAGGGCCGGCTGAAGCTCACGGCCGAACAGAAAACGCCTCCCCCTCCGCAGGTCCCGGTCCCGGCCGTCGCGCCCGTTCCCTCCCCCGAGCCCCGTCCTATGGAGGGCGAGGGGTCGGCCGTGCTGATCACATGCAAGACATTGGGGCAAAGCGATCAGGAACTGGGGGAGATCCTCATGAAGGGCTTTTTGGGCACGCTCTCCCAAATGGACACGCCTCCCGCCGTCCTGGCCTTGATGAACGAGGGCGTCAAGCTGGCACTTTTCGATTCCTCCACCTGCGACCACCTGAAAAACCTGGAAAAAAAGGGGACGACTGTCCTGGTGTGCGGAACCTGCACCAACCACTTCGGCATCACCAACAGTGTGGGGGTCGGAACGATTTCGAACATGTTCGAGATCGTCGAGAGCCTGAACAGGGCGGGCAGGATCCTGAGCCTTTAG
- the selA gene encoding L-seryl-tRNA(Sec) selenium transferase yields the protein MIEDIKKKMRAIPGMDILLAQEWTLPWIEELGRETVKRVLNGELTLIRRRMLAGEEPDISSEALQECFQALLLAESRPRLRPVVNATGVVIHTNLGRSLLAEEAVSAVVRTAEGYSNLEYDLARGARGHRNAHIEGLLCALTGAEACLVVNNNAGAVLLCLFALAHGTEVVVSRGELVEIGGSFRVPDIMEFSGATLVEVGTTNRTHLKDYSAAISDRTSMLLKVHPSNFRMEGFTAAPGRSELAALAHERGLIFMEDAGSGLLVDGGLLGLRGECDIRTCLEEGADLVTFSGDKMLGGPQIGVIAGRKAIVDRLRGHPVLRALRVDKMTLAAFEATIRLYAKGDLDRIPTLAMLRLAPEAMRARARRLAAKLRRVTAARVEAVTVEDTVGGGSYPAIPLSGWGVAVSAHPAGGAGHLQMLLRGLEVPVLCGAREDALLLHVRTLSRKDEDTIAAAFARIEVGEEGRA from the coding sequence ATGATTGAGGATATCAAAAAGAAAATGCGCGCGATTCCCGGCATGGACATCCTGCTGGCGCAGGAATGGACGCTGCCGTGGATCGAGGAGCTGGGCCGGGAGACGGTCAAGCGCGTCCTGAATGGGGAGTTGACCCTTATCCGCAGGCGCATGCTTGCGGGCGAGGAGCCCGATATTTCGTCCGAGGCTCTCCAGGAGTGTTTTCAGGCGCTTTTGCTTGCGGAGAGCCGGCCGCGCCTGCGTCCTGTGGTCAATGCGACGGGAGTGGTCATCCACACGAACCTTGGGCGTTCTCTGCTTGCGGAGGAGGCCGTCTCGGCCGTTGTGCGCACGGCCGAGGGATACAGCAATTTGGAGTACGATCTGGCGCGAGGCGCCAGAGGTCACCGCAACGCCCATATCGAGGGCCTGCTGTGCGCTCTGACCGGCGCGGAGGCGTGTCTGGTCGTGAACAACAACGCCGGGGCGGTTCTGCTCTGTCTTTTCGCCCTGGCCCATGGGACCGAGGTGGTGGTCTCCCGCGGAGAGCTCGTGGAGATCGGAGGCTCGTTCCGGGTTCCCGATATCATGGAATTCTCCGGGGCGACCCTGGTGGAGGTCGGGACGACGAACAGAACGCATCTGAAGGACTACTCCGCCGCGATATCCGATCGGACCTCGATGCTCCTGAAGGTGCATCCCTCCAATTTCAGGATGGAGGGGTTCACTGCCGCCCCCGGGCGTTCGGAGCTGGCGGCCCTGGCGCACGAGCGCGGCCTGATCTTCATGGAGGATGCCGGGAGCGGACTTTTGGTCGACGGCGGCCTTCTGGGGCTTCGGGGCGAGTGCGACATCCGCACCTGCCTGGAGGAGGGGGCGGACCTCGTGACCTTCTCCGGGGACAAGATGCTGGGAGGGCCTCAGATCGGCGTGATCGCGGGGAGGAAAGCCATCGTGGACAGGCTGAGAGGTCATCCGGTCCTGAGGGCGTTGCGCGTGGACAAGATGACGCTTGCGGCCTTCGAGGCCACGATACGACTTTACGCAAAGGGAGATCTGGACCGTATTCCGACCTTGGCGATGCTGCGTCTCGCACCGGAGGCGATGCGCGCACGGGCTCGTCGTCTGGCGGCGAAGCTGAGGCGCGTTACGGCGGCCCGCGTGGAGGCCGTCACCGTGGAGGACACCGTGGGGGGCGGTTCCTACCCGGCGATTCCGCTCTCGGGCTGGGGGGTTGCCGTCAGTGCGCATCCCGCCGGAGGGGCGGGCCATCTTCAGATGTTGCTCAGGGGGCTCGAGGTTCCGGTGCTCTGCGGGGCGCGTGAAGACGCCCTGCTCCTGCATGTTCGAACGCTTTCCCGCAAGGACGAGGATACGATCGCGGCGGCTTTCGCCCGGATCGAGGTCGGAGAGGAGGGGAGGGCATGA
- the nusA gene encoding transcription termination factor NusA, with product MQLGRDFIRALSQIAKDRNLSQDLIVLSLEAALISAYKKYQGGNQDVEVLIDFETGNVVVNELRTVVEALESPDTEITLEDAKRLGYGDAAVGDVLRLEKNPGDFGRIAAQTARQVIIQRLKDAERQVIYDEFSDKVGEMMTGVIFKSENDQVLVRLNERTEAILPRKERIPGEKYVPGEFMKFYVLDVRQMTRGPRIVVSRTHPGLLRKLMELEIPEVQDGVIEIRNIVREGGARAKVALVTLDANVDPVGACVGNAGARIKAISKELMGEKIDVIIWSNDPLVYIRNSLSPAKVAKVEPVLDQEHAVQVYVYPDQLSLAIGKAGQNVRLAARLTGWKIDINALEVERMPTLQDIFHDIVEAE from the coding sequence ATGCAGCTGGGGCGCGATTTCATACGAGCGCTGAGTCAAATAGCCAAGGACCGTAACCTGTCGCAGGATTTGATCGTATTGAGCCTGGAAGCGGCCCTGATTTCCGCCTATAAAAAGTATCAGGGAGGGAATCAGGATGTGGAGGTCCTCATCGACTTCGAGACCGGGAATGTCGTGGTCAACGAGCTGCGTACCGTCGTGGAGGCGCTTGAATCGCCCGATACGGAGATTACGCTCGAGGATGCGAAAAGGCTGGGGTACGGGGATGCCGCGGTCGGCGACGTCCTGCGCCTGGAGAAGAATCCCGGCGATTTTGGTAGGATTGCGGCGCAGACGGCCCGTCAGGTGATCATCCAGCGCCTGAAGGACGCCGAGCGTCAGGTGATCTATGACGAGTTCTCCGACAAGGTCGGAGAGATGATGACCGGCGTGATCTTCAAGTCGGAGAACGATCAGGTTCTGGTTCGCCTCAACGAGCGCACCGAGGCCATCTTGCCGCGCAAGGAGCGCATACCCGGGGAGAAGTACGTCCCGGGGGAGTTCATGAAGTTCTATGTTCTGGACGTCCGCCAGATGACGCGGGGGCCGAGAATCGTGGTCTCCCGGACGCACCCGGGCCTTCTCAGAAAATTGATGGAGCTCGAGATTCCGGAGGTTCAGGACGGGGTCATCGAGATCCGCAACATCGTCCGCGAGGGCGGCGCACGCGCCAAGGTCGCGCTGGTGACTTTGGATGCCAACGTCGATCCCGTGGGGGCCTGCGTGGGCAATGCGGGGGCCCGGATCAAGGCCATCAGCAAGGAGCTGATGGGAGAGAAGATCGATGTCATCATCTGGAGCAACGACCCCCTGGTGTATATCCGCAACTCCCTCTCCCCGGCGAAGGTGGCCAAGGTCGAGCCCGTCCTTGACCAGGAGCATGCGGTACAGGTCTATGTCTATCCCGACCAGCTCTCTCTGGCGATCGGCAAGGCGGGGCAGAACGTTCGGCTGGCGGCGCGCCTGACGGGGTGGAAGATCGACATCAACGCCCTCGAGGTCGAGCGCATGCCGACGCTGCAGGATATCTTCCACGATATCGTGGAGGCCGAATAA
- a CDS encoding nucleoside hydrolase: MRRILLVLSFLLALPVASMGREKVILDTDMVELFDDGIAMVMLANSPKIDLLGVVTVAGNTWAEEGTAYGVRQLEIIGRADIPVAQGFVEPLRAGRLETLPLERQMFGIGPSKYVGAFGHERPASWSAFYKKAYGKESPTRILEQHGADFIIEQVKKFPGEVTIAAIGPCTNVAFAIRKAPEIVPMIKRVIYMGGAFEVQGNTTPSAEFNWWFDPEAAKMAVRAPFKEQIVVGLDVCEKVLFTKKQYEKLIGLPRGYPDLVRMFKERFDSRFAKDPKYRSFVWDLIVSAILIDPTIVKEEKTEWIDVNSEYTVDYGRSLGYAKQGPAGTRKARIIFTIDETKFWQMMYELIQRPKA, translated from the coding sequence ATGCGTAGGATTTTGCTGGTGCTGTCGTTTTTGTTGGCGTTGCCCGTCGCGTCGATGGGGCGGGAAAAGGTGATCTTGGACACGGACATGGTCGAGCTCTTCGATGACGGGATCGCGATGGTCATGCTGGCCAATTCTCCCAAGATCGACCTTCTTGGGGTCGTGACGGTAGCGGGGAATACGTGGGCGGAGGAGGGGACGGCCTACGGGGTCCGCCAGCTCGAGATCATCGGCCGAGCGGACATTCCCGTCGCTCAGGGATTCGTCGAGCCCCTCCGAGCGGGCCGCCTGGAGACTCTGCCGCTCGAACGACAGATGTTCGGCATCGGCCCCTCCAAATACGTCGGAGCCTTCGGACACGAGCGTCCGGCCTCCTGGAGCGCGTTCTACAAGAAGGCCTACGGCAAGGAGTCCCCGACCCGCATCCTCGAACAGCACGGCGCGGACTTCATCATCGAACAGGTGAAGAAATTCCCCGGGGAGGTCACCATCGCGGCGATCGGCCCCTGCACCAACGTGGCGTTCGCCATCCGCAAGGCCCCCGAAATCGTTCCCATGATCAAGCGCGTGATCTATATGGGCGGAGCCTTCGAGGTTCAGGGCAACACGACCCCCTCGGCGGAGTTCAACTGGTGGTTCGATCCCGAGGCGGCGAAGATGGCGGTCCGCGCTCCCTTCAAGGAGCAGATCGTCGTAGGGCTCGACGTCTGCGAGAAGGTCCTCTTCACGAAAAAACAGTACGAGAAACTGATCGGTCTGCCCCGGGGCTACCCGGATCTGGTCCGAATGTTCAAGGAGCGCTTCGACTCCCGCTTCGCGAAGGATCCCAAGTACCGCTCCTTCGTCTGGGACCTGATCGTGTCGGCGATTCTCATCGACCCGACGATCGTGAAGGAGGAGAAGACGGAATGGATCGACGTGAATAGCGAGTACACCGTGGACTACGGCCGTAGTCTCGGATATGCCAAGCAGGGGCCGGCAGGGACCCGGAAGGCCAGGATCATCTTCACGATCGATGAAACGAAATTCTGGCAGATGATGTACGAGCTGATTCAGAGGCCCAAAGCGTAG
- the groL gene encoding chaperonin GroEL (60 kDa chaperone family; promotes refolding of misfolded polypeptides especially under stressful conditions; forms two stacked rings of heptamers to form a barrel-shaped 14mer; ends can be capped by GroES; misfolded proteins enter the barrel where they are refolded when GroES binds), which translates to MAKILSFGEDARRAMLRGIDKIADTVGVTLGPKGRNVVLEKKFGSPTITNDGVTIAKEIELEDPFENAGAQLLKEVASKTNDIAGDGTTTATIFSRAIIREGMKNVAAGANGMQMRQGIEKAIDFVVEELKKKSIPVKEKEKIAQVASISANDSAVGALISEAMSKVGEDGVITIEDSQTVGTTLEMVEGLQFDKGYISPYMVTDSERMETSFDDAYILIHDGKISNIKDLLPVLEKVVQTGKPLLIIAEDVEGEALATLVVNKLRGVMQVAAVKAPGFGDRRKAMLADIAIVTGGQVISEEVGLKFENTELSMLGKAKKVRITKEDTTITQGAGNSDEIRKRAAQIKKEIEDSTSDYDKEKLQERLAKLVGGVAVIQVGSATETEQKELKHRIEDALNATRAAVEEGIVAGGGVAALNCAVALEPFVAKLNGDVKTGAQIVLSALKAPLFLIAENAGYQGDVVVEKVRTLKPGQGLDAATGEYTDMISVGIIDPVKVTRSALQNAGSIAAMVLTTEGIVADKPEKKDPMPGGMPGGMGGMGDMY; encoded by the coding sequence ATGGCCAAGATTCTTTCTTTCGGCGAGGATGCCCGCCGCGCAATGCTTCGCGGCATCGACAAGATTGCGGATACGGTCGGCGTGACCCTTGGGCCCAAGGGGCGCAACGTCGTCCTGGAGAAGAAGTTCGGCTCTCCCACGATCACCAACGACGGAGTGACCATTGCCAAGGAGATCGAGCTCGAGGATCCGTTCGAGAACGCCGGCGCGCAGCTTCTGAAGGAAGTGGCGTCCAAGACCAACGATATCGCCGGAGACGGCACCACCACCGCCACCATCTTCTCCCGGGCCATCATCCGCGAGGGGATGAAAAACGTCGCTGCGGGCGCGAACGGCATGCAGATGCGCCAGGGGATCGAGAAGGCCATCGACTTCGTGGTCGAGGAGCTGAAGAAGAAGTCCATCCCCGTCAAGGAGAAGGAGAAAATCGCGCAGGTCGCCTCCATCTCCGCCAACGACAGCGCCGTGGGCGCGCTGATCTCCGAGGCCATGAGCAAGGTGGGCGAGGACGGCGTCATCACCATCGAGGACAGCCAGACCGTGGGCACCACGCTCGAGATGGTCGAGGGGCTTCAGTTCGACAAGGGCTACATCAGTCCCTACATGGTTACGGACAGCGAGCGCATGGAGACGAGCTTCGACGACGCCTACATCCTGATTCACGACGGTAAGATCAGCAACATCAAGGATCTGCTTCCCGTCCTCGAGAAGGTCGTGCAGACGGGCAAGCCCCTGCTGATCATTGCGGAGGATGTCGAGGGCGAGGCTCTGGCCACACTGGTCGTGAACAAGCTTCGCGGCGTCATGCAGGTGGCCGCGGTGAAGGCGCCCGGTTTCGGCGACCGCCGCAAGGCCATGCTGGCCGACATCGCCATCGTCACCGGCGGCCAGGTCATCAGCGAGGAGGTCGGCCTGAAGTTCGAGAACACCGAGCTCTCCATGCTGGGCAAGGCCAAGAAGGTCCGCATCACCAAGGAGGACACCACCATCACGCAGGGCGCCGGCAACTCCGATGAGATCCGCAAGCGTGCCGCCCAGATCAAGAAGGAGATCGAGGATTCCACCTCCGATTACGACAAGGAGAAGCTCCAGGAGCGCCTTGCCAAACTAGTGGGCGGCGTGGCGGTCATCCAGGTCGGCTCTGCGACGGAGACCGAGCAGAAGGAGCTGAAGCACCGCATCGAGGACGCGCTCAACGCCACCCGCGCGGCTGTGGAGGAGGGAATTGTGGCCGGAGGCGGCGTGGCCGCTCTGAATTGCGCCGTTGCCCTCGAGCCGTTCGTGGCCAAGCTGAACGGCGACGTCAAGACCGGAGCCCAGATCGTTCTGAGCGCCCTCAAGGCCCCCCTGTTCCTGATCGCCGAGAATGCCGGATACCAGGGCGACGTGGTGGTTGAGAAGGTACGTACCCTCAAGCCCGGACAGGGCCTCGACGCCGCAACGGGCGAGTACACCGATATGATCTCCGTCGGTATCATCGACCCCGTGAAGGTCACGCGGTCCGCGCTGCAGAACGCCGGCTCCATTGCCGCGATGGTCCTGACCACCGAGGGCATCGTTGCCGACAAGCCCGAGAAGAAGGATCCCATGCCCGGCGGTATGCCCGGCGGCATGGGCGGGATGGGGGACATGTACTAG